The Algoriphagus halophilus sequence TTTGCAATTTTGGATTTCAGAGTTGGCTTGTGTGAATTGCAAATGTGCTTGGCTGTGTGCAATGAGTTCACCTTTTTTGTGTATAATATTTGAAAATAGTATCTAATTTTTCAAGTTGACAATCAAATCTTCTAAACTTGTCATATTAGATTTGAACTTTTCAATTGACCATTCAGCTTCTAAAGAACCATTTACAGAAATAATAAATCCCGTGATATTTTCAATAGAAGTATGGTCGATGAAATCAAATTTTGAAATTGAATACAAACTAATTATAAGTTCTTGAAAACTATCAACCACAATATTATGGTTAAAACTATCAGCACATTCTTTCATGCTTTTATGAACACTTTCGAGTGTTTTTACTAAATACCCTTTTTTATCTGTCACATGAATTAGCCTTGAAGAATCAATGTTTTTTAATTTACTTATAGAATTTGTTGTAATCAATAAGTTGTCAATTGATTTGCTATTTTTAATAGCTTCTTCAGATTTACTAAGAGCTTCATTTGCATTGCCTTTGGCTTGCCTAGCATCTTCTTTTGCAGCTGAAGAGTTTATTAATGCTTCTGAAATATTTTCTTCCAAAGCTTTCGCTTTCGCATCAATTTCATCAACTTTTAACAAGATTGGCTCTGCATCGTCAATTCTTTTTTTAGCTTCCTTTGCTGTTTGGGAAGCTGCATCACTATCCTTTTTAGCAGAAATGGCACCTTCCTTTGCTTTATTTGATTCAAATATTGCAGTATTAATATTTCCTTCAAGGGTTGTTAATTTGGATTCTATTCCATCTACTTTGTCTAATGTTGGCTTTGCCGCATCAATTTTGTTTTCTGCTTTTTCTGCTTTTGAAATCGCACTTTCCAGCTCCTTGTCAATATTTTTTGATGTTTGATAATTAAGTAGAATTGGAATAAAAATCCCCAAAAATCCAATCACCCCAATCCAAATACTCACCCACATATTTAATCTGTCGATGCTTTCAGATATTTCGTCTTTGGTTTCACGAACTGCTTTGTCAACTTGATTTGTTAAAAAGAGGGTGTTTTGTTTTAATTCTGATAATTGCTTTTCCGTTAGCCTATAGGTTCCGTCTTTTTCTTTATTTGTAGGGAAAAGAAAATAGGGTGCTGGAATAATTTTATTACTTACAGTTGAATCAGCTTGAATATATTTATCAAGCAAAACATTCTTTAAATAAGCGATAAGCGAATCTTTTATCTCTGATTTAGTAATTGTGTCGAATGATATAATGAATGTTTCAGGAATAATAATATCATTTTCAACATGAAACTTTATTGATTTTAGTACTACTTCCGATATTTTATTATCCTTTTCCTCTAAAATTCTATTTACCCTGACATCTCTTAGCATCCAAAATGCTACAGATAAAACTATGATTAGAAATATCCAACCAGTTAAGCGTAGCCAAACAGGTGTTTTATTTGACTTATGAGTCATATCTTCTTGTACTGCCATTGTTAATAAAATTTATTATATATTTTTTGGGGCAAATATGTTGGTATTTTATAAATGATATTTAGATAATCATTTTTCTCTTTTGAGTCAAAATGTGGGAAGAGTCGAGAAAAAGAAATGTCATTTACTTGATTTTCAGCTGCAGCATTTATAGCACTTTCGAAAACTAATTCATCGTGTGTAAATAATATCAATTGTAAAGGTAAGTTCGGGGTAAAATCCTCGAAGATTTTAAACAGACTTTTGATAAAATTCTGAACTGTCGTTTTGTTCTTAAAATCACTTGCATAGAAAATATCATCCAGAACTAATGGCAAATTAATTCCTGTGTTTATTCTTGATGCTATGGCAATGCTAATACCTACCATTGTAGAGAATAGCCTGTAATGAAATGTATTAAGATATTTTTTTACAGGAAGAGGTTGAATGGTCTTATCTTTTGGAATTGCATAAGCAGTGATGATTTCAGAAAGTACTTCACCTGTTTCTTCATCAACAGTTTCTGGTCTTTTACTTATTTCAATATGGACATCTCTGTTATCCATTGTGGTAAAATAGTATTCAAGTATTTCCTCTACAATCAGTTTTATTGGAGCAAAAGCTTTTTCAACCTCGTTATTTAATTTCTTGTGATAAAATTCCAAATAAGCAGCTGTCTCACTTTTAATAGTATCAAATCTTGCCAATTCTTGTTGGAGTGACATAATTTCAGATTCGTTTTTTACAATGTCTTTTTCAAAATTTACAATTTTAATGTTTAAATCATGAATGTCTTTCTTTAGTTCAATAGATTGTTCTGAGATGGATTGATTCTGAGATTTTTCAGAAATTTTCTTTTCAATGTTTGAAATAATTACATTTCTTCTTTCAAACAAGGCAGGAATATCATTCACTACATAATTGAAAAGTTGATTGTTAATAAAATCTGTATTTGACTTTAGATAATTGAAAAGAAAACTGAATTTATCTTTAATATAATTTGGATTCTCTTCCAGATTTTGACCTTCTGAGAACATATCACTACCAACTAAACTTGAAATATTACTTAAGAACTTATTTTCAATTTCAAGAAGTTCAAGAAAATCTACTTTATCCTTAAGCGTTTTAGTTTCTTCATTTATTTTATTTCTAGCTAAATTTATTTGATTAATTAAATTGCTCAGTTGTTCCGTTATTTGATTAAATGAGTTATTTAGCTTTTGAGTTACCTTATTAAGCGATTCTATTTTCTCTATTCTCGTTTTAACATTTAATGAAATTGCATCAATTTCATCTTTTGAGTTTCTGCAAAATGGACAATTTTCTGATTCTTTTAAAAGTTCTAAACCCATTGATAGAAACTGGGACTCTTTATAATCACCTTTAACTTTAATAGCAATAAATTCTTTATATGATTCACGGTAGGTTGCAATCTTGAAAATGAAGTCATCAAATTCAAAATTGAAAGAAAAATAATTTTGTTTTAGGGTATTTAGCATTTCAAATAAATCTCTGACTTTTTTTTCATCATCGTTATTTTTTTGCTTTTTGAGAACAGAATCAAGCAAATTATTTTTTTCAATTAAAGCTTTTTTTGATGTTTCAATTGATTCTTTAGACGATTTGTTTTCTTTTTGTAGTGCTGTTATTCTTCGGCTTTCAGTTTGTCGTTTATAATAAATGAAAGATTTTATATTTTTTTCAAATTCCAATAATTCTGTTAACCCTAAGCTTTTTGCAATTGTGTAATGAAATGATTTATCATTTCCGTTTTCATAATCTAATCTTCCTTTATAATATATATCAAAGTCACTAATGAAGTGAGTATCAGGATTTACTTTCTGTCTTACAATTGAGGGAATACTTTCTTCATGGATATTGAAAGGTTTAAAATCACTTTGATTTATATTTATTCGACAAATGCTTTCAGAAAAACCATAATTAAAATGGGCTAAATAGTTTTCAAACCATTTATCATTATCAATACAATCTTTAAATGTTCTTAATTCTGCCTCACCAACTCTTCTGCAAAATGTATATTCTATTGCTTCGTAAATAGATGATTTACCTGAGCCATTTGTTCCAAGTAAAATCATGCTCTGGGGTTCTGCTCGTTCATTGCAGAAGTCAATTCCAAATGGCTTGTTAGATTTTGGAAACCCTCTTATAGCCGAAAGCTTAACGTCTTTAATTCGAAAGTCTTTATTCCTATATCTTTCAATTATTTCGGTTTCGTCTGTTTCAATTATTTCAAGTGCTTCCCTTTTTGTTTCTTTTAGTCTTTCGTAGAAAGGCAAAACATATTCAACGAATTTCTCTTTTTTTGAAATATCAATATTAGAATTTAAAGCAAAAACTAATGAAACTGTATTTTTCTGCAATTCAGGTTCATTAGCTAGCTCTTTGAGAAATATGTCTTTATTTTTTATCATTTTATGTGGTTTATATGTGCGTTTGCAAAATTTAGCTCTTTTGGTTTTTTCAACTTTTGGCTTGTGTGTCGACAAAAACCAAATGTGCTAATTGTGCGCTGGCTGTCTTTTTTACAATGAACGGTAATGTCGGGGCTATGCACCGTTTCAATGGCTGTATAGCCATTGTTGAGAAGCCGCCCCGAAGGGCGGTTTCCAAACGGTGTGGAGCCCCGACATTGAGAAACGACCGAAGGGATGTTTCTCAATGTTCCCACGCTTGGCGTTCGTGCGGGATTTCGGAGCTCAAAACTGTTAACCCAGCACTAAAGCCCAATTGGAAAACTGAACTTGAATGTAAGCACGTCACCCCGCATGACGCCAAACGTGTGTTAGGTGCTGTTATTTTATCTTTTCCCATCTGTCAATTAGGTCTGATTCAATAAGGTTTTTTACCGCATGCTTGTCTATTCTTTGTCTTGAATTTTCGCAACCCTGTATTGAACAACTGTCTCCCATAAATCTAATTGGTGTATCACCATGTTTAGTACAGAATGCTGTCAAGTCCGAAATAAATGGTCTGTCATAGTTAAAGAAAACACCCCACTTAAATAGAATACCTGTATTTGGATCAGTTGTCTTGTTGAATGATCGAAGTTTTTGTTGTTTTAAAGAGTAGTATGCTTTTTCCTTTTTGAATATTTTTCTGTACACAAATTTTAGAACCCAATAAGTTACAAGTGCAAGAATAACGTAAACAACTTCAATTTTTATTTCAAGTATTTTATTAAAGGCTTCTCTAAACGTTACTTTTTCTGTTACGCTCACAAATTTTGTATAGCCAAGAGTAAGCAAACCAATAATGCCTACTGAAATAACTTTACTCCAAACTGGGTCTGTCCATATTTTCTTTATCATATTTATTCTGTCCGTTGGAAGGTTAGCAATTATCTAAAAAGCCGTGTCTTAACATATATTCAACAATATCGTGCATTCCTCTTTTTTGTAGTTCTGCAATTAATACTCTTGGTGGTGGCCAATTACTCATATAGGGATTTGCGTCTGCACCAGTGTAAAGCCCTCCGCCAACACCTTTATAAAGTCCACCGCCAACACCTGTGTAAAGTCCGCCACCAACGCCAGTATAAAGCCCTCCACCTACACCTGTGTAAAGTCCACCGCCAACACCTGTATATAATCCACCACCTACACCAGTGTACATTCCACCACCAACGCCTGTATACATTCCACCACCAACACCGGTATAAGCACCGCCTCCAACACCAGTATAAAGTCCGCCACCAACGCCAGTGTATAGTCCACCACCGACACCTGTATATCTATTTCTTGGCCACATATTTTTTTGTTTTTTAGTTTATTTATTTATGTCTGTTTAGTTGTCCACTATAATTGCACCTAACATCTATATATGCGCATTGCGCATATATCCTTTATATTTAAAAGGTGAGATTTGTTTTTTAAGTGTATGTAAATCAGTGGCTTAATAAAACTTATCCGACAATAAATGTTTGTTGTCGTTTGTTGTCGGCTCAATCCACTTTTTGTCTAATTAAAAAATCAATCACAGTCTTATTAGTTTAGTCGACTAAGAACGTGAAATCAATTCTTTCATACAATACCCAGTACAGGGTATTTTTTTGGTGAAACTTAGAATGGGTAGTTGGATACCTGAATTGGATATGGATTCGGTTTACTTGATTATAATGGGCCTTTATCTATTCCCGAATCTTCAAAATATGACAAACAGTTCTGTCTTTTCCTTCTAGATTCCAACCTGAAGGAGCAAAGAGATAGGCAGGTTTCCCATTCATCATCAAGACTTTTGGACGCTCAAACTTCGGGTCGGGACCATAGATCTTCCGAACTTGCTCTGGGTTGTATTCCTTGAAATAAGCAGGAATTAAGTCATAGGCCAAACTGGATTGATCCAGGCTAAAGTGAATCCCATCGGTGGATTCCCAAAGAATACCTCCTCCTTGAATTCCAGTATTTTCTCCATGATTATCTGTAGTGATCAAATAATGTTTCCCGTCCATTGAAAAGGAGGAAGCATCTTCAATACTGGTTTTGTTATTGGTGATGGGCTCCCCATAAACCTGATAGGGGCCTTCTAGCTGATCCGAAATAGCAAGTCCAAATTCGCTGTGATTATTGACTCTTGCTTTAAAGTAAATATGATATTTATCGCCCACCTTCAACATGGTGGGATTCACCATGCCGTTTTGGGATTGTGCCACCCAGCTATCAGGGAATAACTCAGGGGAAAGAATTAAACCGTTTTCCCCAACTTTTTTCCATGGACCATAGGGGGATTTGGAAACCAGCATGCCAGTCCCTTGATTTTTGGGATGGGGAGGCTGCATGTAATCTGAATTGGCAATGTACAGCAAGACATAGGTGTCCCCAAATTTCCTGATTTCAGGATTATGTGGTGCAAATCGATCCCAATCACCTTCTATCCCTGTTCCTTTGACTGCCACATCGGAAAAGGTATAGGTGCCTTCAGGACTATCTGCTACATAATGGGCGATTTCAGAGGACTTTCGCCAGGCAGGATCTACATTTTTCTCTGGCCACCTCGCTACAAATACATGGATTTTTCCATCCTCTCCCAGGATGGGAGCAGATCCCCAAAGGGTATAGTTTTCATCCTCAATCGTTGCTACGGTCCATTCCAACCTGGAAGCAAAGGAAGAGGGTTCGGCTTCTTGTACAGCAATTTTCTGGGCGTTAGTGGTGCTTCCAGCAAGAATTAGAAAACAAATGACTTGAAGCAAAATGCTTGGAGTGAACTTCATGAATTTGGATTACAACAGGATTTATTTCCCAGTAGGGTCAAAAACTAAATTAGTAAAGCAATTCAATTGAAGGCTAACCATTGAAGGAAATTAATTGACCTGTACAATCACTGCCTGATAAGGCAACAACTCAACAGTATTTCCCGAAACCTCCAGTTCTGGATAATTATTGATGATCAGCTGATCCAAGTTTCCGGGTTCAGAAAGGGTAATGGTAGACTTTTCTTCAGAAAAGTTAAGCAGAACCAGCATCTTCTCGCCGTCGAGGGTTCTAGTAAATGCATAAACGGTAGGATGCTCTTGTTGGAGTATCTCATAGTTTCCATAAACCAACACCGGATGATCTTTTCTGACTTGGGTCATTTTTCTAAAGTGATTCAAAATGCTATTCGGGTCCTTCTCCTGGGCTGCAACATTGATTTCATGGTAGTTTTCATTCACTCGTTTCCAAGGAGTTCCTGTGGTAAATCCAGCATTTTTGGAATCATCCCATTGCATGGGAGTCCTGCCATTTTCCCTGGAGCTGTAATTCAGGATTTCCATAAATTCTTCCATGTCTTTTCCTGCCGCTAAGGCTGCTTTGTATTTACCTTTGGCTTCCACATCCACATATTCTTCAATGGTTGGCATATCCATATTGGTCATCCCTATTTCATCTCCATAGTAGGTATAAGGAGTGCCCCGCATACTGAGCAAGAAGGTATTCAGCATTTGAGTGGAAGGGGTGCGGAATTTCGGGTCGGGATTTCCAAAGCGATTGACCAATCGGGCATTGTCATGGTTGGAAAGGAAAATGGCAATCCATCCCTTATCGGCGAAGGCTTTGTCCCATCGGGTGAAGACCTCTTTAAAGTCAGCCAATTCATAGCCATCCGGAGTCCTGGACATGTCCACGTATTCAAAATGGTAGGCCATCTGCAGTTCCTGACGCTCTGCATCCACTAGTTTATGGGCATCTTCAAAAGTACTGCCAGCACCCTCTGCTACTGCGAACACATCGTATTTCTCCAGAACTTCATGGTACATTTCTTTTAAATACTCATGGAGTTGGGGTCGCATTCCATACCATTTAATGAAATCTTTTTCATGGCCTTCCGGAAATTCAGGCCAGGTGGTGTCTTTGCTGGCAAATTGGAAGGCATCCATTCGGAACCCATCCACCCCTTTTTCCGCCCAAAATTTCATGATGTCATACACCTCTTGTCTAAGTTTGGGATTTTCCCAATTGAGGTCCGGTTGTTCTTCCGCAAAAGTATGGAGGTAATACGCATTGCTCAGGGAATCATATTCCCAAGCTCCATCCGGATCAAATAGACTGTAGCGATAGGGTGGCTCACCCTTTTCTGCTGGCCACCAATGGTAATAATCCCGGTATGGGTTATCCCTGGAACTTCGGGATTGTTGAAACCATTCATGTTCAATGCTGCTATGGTTGACCACCACATCCAACACAAACTTAATCCCACGCTGGTGGAAGCCATCCAGCATTTGCTGAAAGTCTTCCATTGTACCATACCTCGGCAGAATAGCCCGATAATCGGCCACATCATACCCATTGTCTACAAGGGGAGATTCGAAAAAAGGGTTCATCCAAACCATCGTGACCCCTAAGCTTTCTATGTAATCCAGTTTTTCAATGACCCCTTGAAAATCCCCAAATCCATCTCCGTTCGTGTCGTTGAAGCTTTGCGGATAGATTTGGTAGAGGATGCCTTCCTTCCACCAGGTTCTTTCAGTTTCAAAGATCGGTTCTTGGGTCTGGTTTTGTTTGGTACAGCCAAAAAACAAGAGGCTTGCTAGTAATCTCCATAGATAGTTCTTCATGCTCAATTGATCTGATGGGTCCAATGTTAATTTTTCAACAGAAGTAGTTCTAATCCAATTTATTATATACTCAGGATATCTCACCTAGTTTTCATTAATTTCGCTCATACTTTTAAAAGTTACTATTTCTCAGTTATTTTCTTTTAAAATCTGTGGGGGTTAAGAAGGGGGATTTAGGTGTGATTTTTATTCAGGATTACAAATCCTGATTTTCGGTGTGAGATTGCGTTTTTGACAGCATTAAATCTGAATTTTTCATTGAGAATCAATCCTGATATTAAAGACGAAACTTTTATGGGGGGGATTTTGGAATCATCCACGAACTGAATTCTCCTAAAATTTGTAAAATCAAAAAAGAACAGAAAAATGAATATAAATAAGATAGCCCTTGTCACCGGCGGAAGCCGAGGATTGGGTAGAGATATGGCCATTCGTTTGGCAGAAAAAGGGAATGACCTGATTATTACCTACCATACCAATCTTGCTGCTGCCCAGGAGGTAGTTTCTGAAATTGAAAAATTAGGCCAAACTGCGAAAGCTTTGCAACTCGATACCAGTGATATCAAGAGCTTTGATGCATTTTTTACCATCCTCTTTGAATACCTGCAAAGCGAGAAGGAACGCACTAGCTTTGACTTCCTGATCAACAATGCTGGGACAGGCCTATACGTGCCCTTTCTGGAAACCACGGAAGCCATGTTTGATGAGATGATGAATATCCACTTAAAAGGGGTGTATTTCCTGACCCAAAAGGCAGTTCCGTATTTGGCGGATGGAGGTAAAATCATCAATATTTCTTCCGGCCTGGCTCGATTCAGTTTGCCAAATTCCTCAGCCTATGGAGCCATGAAAGGTGGAGTAGATGTGTTGACCCGCTATTTGGCGAAGGAATTGGCAGGAAGAAAGATCACTGCCAATGTAGTGGCACCCGGAGCGGTTGCCACAGAGTTTGGTGGGGGAGAAAACCGGGATAATGAGAAGAAAAGAACCTTGATAGCCGGTGCCACTGCCTTGGGTAGAGTAGGAGAAGCAGAAGATATCGGTGGAGTAGTTGCCTTCTTGTGTTCGGAAGATGCCCGTTGGATCAATGGTCAGCGGATAGAAATCTCTGGTGGGATTTTTCTATAATTTTCTGATGTAGGAAAAGTAGGCTAAAGAAGGTGGTTGAATTACCTATTCTTGCAATACCTGTCTATCGGGAGTTTTATAGCCTTCCGATAGGCGCTTGATTGTTATGATTTGGTTTTGAAAAACTATCGGTGTTGATCTATTAAAATCAAATTTCCATCTGGGTCATAAAGCATTAAACTCGCCGGGCCACTGGTATTTTCATCTGCCTCAGAAGTCAAGTCTAAATTTTCACTTTTCAGGTGTTTTTGAATCTCTCTGACATCGTGAAATTCATCTATGTTTTGGGCATTTTCATCCCAACCCGGATTGAAAGTCAATATATTTCCTTCAAACATCCCTTGAAAAAGCCCAATTAGACAGTTTTCATTTTTCATGATCAAGTAATCTTTACTCGTTTCACCACCCAATTGTTCAAAGCCTAATTTCTCATAAAAAACTCTGGAAGATTCAAGGTCTTTCACACTTAGACTGATAGAAAAAGCACCAAGTTTCAGATTCTCTTCTGGAAGTTGGACAGGGTTTGCAGGAGCCGTGGAATTGCTTTTAGTACTCTCTTTGAAGAGGAAGGAATGGGAATAGAACCCTAATCCAAATACCATTAAAAAGCTCAGAATTTTTACTTGCATCTTTTCCATTAGATATAAACTTAAGTCTGAAATAAACCCTAAAAATCGATTTGTTTCCAAAAACTGATTTAAGAAGAGAAGGTACAAAAAGTAGGATAATGTCAGTCGTTAATGTCTTAAAATGAATATGTTGTGAGAAATGAAAAAGACGAAATAAACCAAGGTTTATCAGTGGTAGGTTGGGAGTTAAATAGGGGGGATTTTAGAAGTGAGCTGGATTAATTAAGAGGCTAGAATTCGCTCTGCCATTTTCTTATAGTTCTCCAAATCCGGAAGTGGCACATGTTCTTCCTTGGCCATTTCATCCCAGGTCCTCATTTTTAGGGATACTTCAAATAAAGGGTCGTTTTCAAATGCCGCTGCCTCGGAAGCATTCATTTTCCCTCCCTGAAACTCCAAGGTCTTTCTGCTGGCTTCGGATAATTTGTCAAAGTACTCCGGGAATTTATACGTGAGGTAGCGT is a genomic window containing:
- a CDS encoding VOC family protein, with translation MEKMQVKILSFLMVFGLGFYSHSFLFKESTKSNSTAPANPVQLPEENLKLGAFSISLSVKDLESSRVFYEKLGFEQLGGETSKDYLIMKNENCLIGLFQGMFEGNILTFNPGWDENAQNIDEFHDVREIQKHLKSENLDLTSEADENTSGPASLMLYDPDGNLILIDQHR
- a CDS encoding glycoside hydrolase family protein, whose amino-acid sequence is MKFTPSILLQVICFLILAGSTTNAQKIAVQEAEPSSFASRLEWTVATIEDENYTLWGSAPILGEDGKIHVFVARWPEKNVDPAWRKSSEIAHYVADSPEGTYTFSDVAVKGTGIEGDWDRFAPHNPEIRKFGDTYVLLYIANSDYMQPPHPKNQGTGMLVSKSPYGPWKKVGENGLILSPELFPDSWVAQSQNGMVNPTMLKVGDKYHIYFKARVNNHSEFGLAISDQLEGPYQVYGEPITNNKTSIEDASSFSMDGKHYLITTDNHGENTGIQGGGILWESTDGIHFSLDQSSLAYDLIPAYFKEYNPEQVRKIYGPDPKFERPKVLMMNGKPAYLFAPSGWNLEGKDRTVCHILKIRE
- a CDS encoding SDR family NAD(P)-dependent oxidoreductase translates to MNINKIALVTGGSRGLGRDMAIRLAEKGNDLIITYHTNLAAAQEVVSEIEKLGQTAKALQLDTSDIKSFDAFFTILFEYLQSEKERTSFDFLINNAGTGLYVPFLETTEAMFDEMMNIHLKGVYFLTQKAVPYLADGGKIINISSGLARFSLPNSSAYGAMKGGVDVLTRYLAKELAGRKITANVVAPGAVATEFGGGENRDNEKKRTLIAGATALGRVGEAEDIGGVVAFLCSEDARWINGQRIEISGGIFL
- a CDS encoding glycoside hydrolase family 13 protein: MKNYLWRLLASLLFFGCTKQNQTQEPIFETERTWWKEGILYQIYPQSFNDTNGDGFGDFQGVIEKLDYIESLGVTMVWMNPFFESPLVDNGYDVADYRAILPRYGTMEDFQQMLDGFHQRGIKFVLDVVVNHSSIEHEWFQQSRSSRDNPYRDYYHWWPAEKGEPPYRYSLFDPDGAWEYDSLSNAYYLHTFAEEQPDLNWENPKLRQEVYDIMKFWAEKGVDGFRMDAFQFASKDTTWPEFPEGHEKDFIKWYGMRPQLHEYLKEMYHEVLEKYDVFAVAEGAGSTFEDAHKLVDAERQELQMAYHFEYVDMSRTPDGYELADFKEVFTRWDKAFADKGWIAIFLSNHDNARLVNRFGNPDPKFRTPSTQMLNTFLLSMRGTPYTYYGDEIGMTNMDMPTIEEYVDVEAKGKYKAALAAGKDMEEFMEILNYSSRENGRTPMQWDDSKNAGFTTGTPWKRVNENYHEINVAAQEKDPNSILNHFRKMTQVRKDHPVLVYGNYEILQQEHPTVYAFTRTLDGEKMLVLLNFSEEKSTITLSEPGNLDQLIINNYPELEVSGNTVELLPYQAVIVQVN